The following coding sequences are from one Arcobacter nitrofigilis DSM 7299 window:
- the phnC gene encoding phosphonate ABC transporter ATP-binding protein yields MIKMKNLTLGYKKEKILDKLNLKIEKGEFIGIIGPSGAGKSTLLMSIVGGIKVFNGHFEVLNHNMENIKKKDLVNLREQIGIIFQGYNLVDRLSVLDNIVSGMLKDIPMARAVIKYYKEKELKKVQKLLEIVDIQKHSSKRCDELSGGQRQRVAIARALASEPKIILADEPISALDQKSAKKVMEILEKINKELKVTIIANLHHLDVAEKYCTRILGINGGEVVFDGKPSQLNEKIIEKIYKGESEDMDSTD; encoded by the coding sequence ATGATAAAAATGAAAAACCTAACCTTAGGTTATAAAAAAGAAAAGATATTAGATAAATTGAATCTAAAAATTGAAAAAGGTGAATTCATAGGAATCATAGGACCAAGTGGTGCAGGAAAATCCACTCTACTAATGTCAATTGTTGGTGGGATTAAAGTATTTAATGGTCACTTTGAAGTGTTGAATCATAATATGGAAAATATAAAGAAAAAAGATTTAGTAAACTTAAGAGAACAAATAGGAATCATATTTCAAGGCTATAACTTAGTTGATAGGTTAAGTGTTCTTGATAATATAGTAAGTGGTATGTTAAAAGATATCCCAATGGCACGAGCTGTAATAAAATATTATAAAGAAAAAGAGTTAAAAAAAGTACAAAAACTTCTAGAAATAGTTGATATACAAAAACACTCTTCAAAAAGATGTGATGAACTAAGTGGAGGTCAGCGGCAAAGGGTTGCCATTGCAAGAGCACTAGCTAGTGAACCTAAAATAATTCTAGCTGATGAACCTATTTCTGCCCTTGACCAAAAAAGTGCAAAAAAAGTTATGGAAATCTTAGAAAAAATAAACAAAGAACTAAAAGTAACTATCATCGCAAACTTACATCACTTGGATGTTGCAGAAAAATATTGCACAAGAATTCTTGGTATAAATGGTGGTGAAGTGGTATTTGATGGTAAACCATCTCAATTAAATGAAAAGATTATTGAAAAGATTTATAAAGGAGAATCAGAAGATATGGATTCTACTGATTAA
- a CDS encoding GntR family transcriptional regulator: MKKTFDYELVYNYIFKLINTKLNDHDKIPSENTLCEKFSLSRLTVRQGINKLKNEGYLYSKRGSGNFVNPKKIIYTISSHTTFTNEILKLKKTPSIKLLEMKIIKADEEISKILDIREAEDIVYMKNMRFVDDTPFLYAEYYMNKSLLSGIEKILPTATSISKIYKDIYNLKPKRDKSEIDITSTNYISKQIFNIQNDLPIIKISTKTIDKNSNKTIDYCYSYFRSDMAKIIVDYKENIA; this comes from the coding sequence ATGAAGAAAACTTTTGATTATGAATTAGTTTACAACTATATTTTTAAATTAATAAATACAAAACTAAATGACCATGATAAAATACCTTCTGAGAATACTCTTTGTGAAAAATTTTCCTTATCTAGATTAACAGTAAGACAAGGTATAAATAAACTAAAAAATGAAGGTTACTTATACTCAAAAAGAGGTAGTGGAAACTTTGTAAATCCAAAAAAGATAATTTATACAATCTCCTCTCATACAACCTTTACAAATGAAATATTAAAACTAAAAAAAACTCCCTCAATTAAACTCTTAGAGATGAAAATTATTAAAGCAGATGAAGAAATTTCAAAAATACTAGACATAAGAGAAGCAGAAGATATTGTTTATATGAAAAATATGAGATTTGTCGATGATACACCTTTTTTATATGCAGAATATTATATGAATAAATCACTCCTAAGTGGTATAGAAAAAATTCTTCCCACTGCAACTTCAATTTCAAAAATTTATAAAGATATTTATAATCTCAAGCCTAAAAGAGATAAATCAGAGATTGATATTACCTCAACTAATTATATATCAAAACAGATTTTCAATATACAAAATGATTTACCCATTATTAAAATCTCTACAAAAACAATAGATAAAAACTCAAATAAAACAATAGATTATTGTTACTCTTATTTTAGAAGTGATATGGCAAAAATAATAGTTGATTATAAGGAAAACATAGCATGA
- a CDS encoding PAS domain-containing hybrid sensor histidine kinase/response regulator has protein sequence MKKISYKSKEIIFIFLIFSFILIFVNIIVEKFFFVDNIQKIAMETALGKAREREHTLNEFLNESKHLIKFLRRIKAFNNYLENENSKSEVEEIFLTYIQSHKRFMQVRYIDKNGLEKIRVQRDNENGVSYKVSNDKLQNKANRDYFIISKTKPLEKVWFSKIDLNIENNSVEKPFNPTLRVVLPIKYKNKFDGILIINYFLKEFLNDFVHTSLYDMTIIDDKGFPLLHHKKDKSWSFYTSEKYNISQEYPKDYKKILSSESLVSNTYVSKRINTAISDNLILILKLKEKYIEEQRENLAFKYAIIATVIPLFIFTLTLFLIKLFGDRLFNTKKLSQLNDNLQLISKIAKVGLWEVDWKTRSINFSDELYDIFEIEDKNSVITMEKLFTYFPKNLKNEYEQEIQSSIDEKREYFITQAIITEKGNIKYLQRRGKHYFDDNGILIKSVGTSYDITEQYLSEKKYKDLLDYASDAIHILDKEGNLIEFSQSFAQSLGYTNEEMWELNIVDWDIFILEVEVKNRIKELIDFPSSFEAKHKRKDGSIIDVQINAKGIEINGEEYLYASQRDITKQKKLEKEILSEKDFISTIIDNANAIIAVIDSMGRMIKINKYAQDFVGYAEEEIASEPYFWSRFLPKDKKQKVLEIVKKANKGEIVKNFKNSWISKDGEEKVFEWSNMLVQKDDGSMNYIATIGIDVTENHELLEELKGAKKNAEKANVVKSEFLANMSHEIRTPISGVTGLISLILDMPLEPLQRDYLNKAKKSSNALLSIINDILDYSKIEAGKLDIIEQDFSLEEIFKNISNLFGYETYKKQLEFTFVLDGNIPSLIIGDSLRLTQILNNLVGNAIKFTENGYVALKSEIKEINEDVVVLRFCIEDTGIGISKEGQKKLFNTFEQLDTSNKRKYSGSGLGLSITKQLIELMHGKIWLESEEGKGSKFYFEIKFKYIKKFYKKKKNKTINNDKFLIIDDNKIESEYIKNILNSWKLDSIIESSEVNALEIINNEKIDCLIINWNTSTTSRLIFLEKLKNIDKEIEYIVLVTPYNKKLILDLFEKQEFKVTKLLEKPFTPSILHNTIFDKNNKDIKNKEGSTQVVLLNKKRALLVEDNETNQIVSKAILEKLGFIIDIANDGEEAIKSAKDFSYDIIFMDLQMPNIDGFEATQRIREFDKKIPIIALSAAVMQKDKMLTKEVGMNAHIPKPIIKEELEGVISEFFEVTYKDTCKIKINNKLHNIYGINFRKLMEILSFDDKEALSLIKKYYKNYSNIESELEVFSLKSDDFNSFIHRLKGVSGNIQAMKVYDICFEIEKISDAKKVSELISNLKNEMKKIFESIEVNILKKKNEEKSNHSNTQIDKMIEELIKDVNEDNFIKNSIVEELINSLRDKIEENLLEKVDNSFSNYEYENLIEDLKSIQNILKKG, from the coding sequence ATGAAAAAAATATCATATAAATCAAAAGAGATAATTTTTATCTTTTTAATATTTTCTTTTATACTTATTTTTGTAAATATTATTGTGGAAAAATTCTTTTTTGTAGATAATATACAAAAAATAGCAATGGAGACTGCATTAGGTAAAGCAAGAGAAAGAGAACACACTTTAAATGAATTTTTAAATGAATCAAAACATTTAATAAAATTTCTTAGAAGAATTAAAGCCTTTAATAATTATTTGGAAAATGAAAATTCAAAAAGTGAAGTAGAAGAGATATTTTTGACTTATATTCAAAGCCATAAAAGATTTATGCAAGTGCGATATATCGATAAAAATGGTTTAGAAAAGATTAGGGTACAAAGAGATAATGAAAATGGTGTTTCTTATAAAGTATCAAATGATAAACTTCAAAATAAAGCTAATAGAGATTATTTTATTATTTCAAAAACAAAACCTTTGGAGAAGGTCTGGTTTTCAAAGATAGATTTAAATATAGAAAATAATAGTGTTGAAAAACCATTTAATCCCACACTAAGAGTAGTTTTACCTATAAAATATAAAAATAAATTTGATGGGATTCTAATCATAAACTATTTTTTAAAAGAATTTTTGAATGATTTTGTACATACTTCATTATATGATATGACTATTATTGATGATAAAGGATTTCCTTTATTGCATCATAAAAAAGATAAAAGCTGGAGTTTTTATACTTCTGAAAAATATAATATTTCCCAAGAGTATCCAAAAGATTATAAAAAAATTTTAAGCAGTGAAAGTTTAGTAAGTAATACTTATGTCTCAAAAAGAATAAACACAGCTATCTCTGACAATCTAATTTTAATATTAAAATTAAAAGAAAAATATATAGAAGAACAAAGGGAAAATTTAGCTTTTAAATATGCCATTATAGCTACAGTTATACCTCTTTTTATATTTACTTTAACTCTGTTTTTAATTAAATTATTTGGTGATAGATTATTTAATACAAAAAAATTATCCCAGCTTAATGATAATTTACAATTAATATCTAAAATAGCAAAAGTCGGTTTATGGGAAGTTGATTGGAAAACAAGGAGTATTAACTTTAGTGATGAACTTTATGATATCTTTGAAATTGAAGATAAAAATAGTGTTATTACAATGGAAAAACTTTTTACATATTTTCCTAAAAATTTAAAAAATGAATATGAACAAGAAATCCAATCTTCTATAGATGAAAAAAGAGAATATTTTATTACCCAAGCAATTATTACTGAAAAGGGTAATATAAAATATCTTCAAAGAAGAGGAAAACACTATTTTGATGATAATGGAATACTTATCAAATCTGTTGGAACTAGCTATGATATCACAGAACAATATTTATCTGAAAAAAAATATAAAGATTTGTTAGATTACGCATCAGATGCGATTCATATTTTAGATAAAGAGGGAAATCTTATAGAATTTAGTCAATCCTTTGCCCAATCACTTGGATATACAAATGAAGAGATGTGGGAATTAAATATTGTAGATTGGGATATCTTTATTTTAGAAGTAGAGGTAAAAAATAGAATAAAAGAGCTAATAGATTTTCCAAGTTCTTTTGAAGCAAAGCATAAAAGAAAAGATGGCTCGATTATTGATGTTCAAATCAATGCAAAAGGAATAGAAATAAATGGAGAAGAATACCTTTATGCTTCCCAAAGAGATATAACAAAACAAAAAAAATTAGAAAAAGAGATTCTTAGTGAGAAAGATTTTATTTCCACTATTATAGATAATGCAAATGCAATTATTGCAGTAATTGATAGTATGGGAAGAATGATTAAAATAAATAAATATGCCCAAGATTTTGTAGGATATGCAGAAGAAGAAATAGCTAGCGAGCCATACTTTTGGTCAAGATTCCTACCAAAAGATAAGAAACAAAAAGTTTTAGAAATAGTAAAAAAAGCAAATAAAGGTGAGATAGTAAAAAACTTTAAAAATAGTTGGATTTCTAAAGATGGCGAAGAAAAAGTATTTGAATGGTCAAATATGCTTGTTCAAAAAGATGATGGAAGCATGAATTATATTGCTACTATAGGAATAGATGTCACAGAAAATCATGAATTATTAGAAGAATTAAAAGGTGCTAAAAAAAATGCAGAAAAAGCAAATGTAGTAAAATCTGAATTTTTGGCAAATATGTCCCATGAAATAAGAACTCCTATAAGTGGAGTAACTGGGCTTATATCTCTTATATTAGATATGCCATTAGAACCACTACAAAGAGACTATTTAAACAAAGCGAAAAAATCTTCAAATGCCTTGTTAAGTATTATTAATGATATTTTAGATTATTCAAAAATTGAAGCTGGAAAACTAGATATTATTGAGCAAGATTTTAGTTTAGAAGAAATTTTTAAAAATATCTCTAATCTTTTTGGATATGAAACATATAAAAAACAATTGGAATTTACTTTTGTATTAGATGGAAATATCCCTTCATTGATAATTGGGGATTCCCTTCGATTAACACAAATACTAAATAATCTTGTGGGAAATGCTATAAAGTTCACTGAAAATGGATATGTAGCATTAAAAAGTGAAATAAAAGAGATAAATGAAGATGTGGTAGTTTTAAGATTTTGTATTGAAGATACAGGTATTGGAATAAGTAAAGAAGGTCAAAAAAAGCTTTTTAATACTTTCGAACAACTTGATACTTCAAATAAAAGAAAATATAGTGGTTCAGGATTGGGACTTTCTATTACTAAACAATTAATTGAACTTATGCATGGAAAAATTTGGCTTGAAAGTGAAGAAGGGAAAGGTAGTAAGTTCTATTTTGAGATAAAATTTAAATACATAAAGAAGTTTTATAAAAAGAAGAAAAACAAAACTATCAATAATGATAAATTTTTAATTATTGATGATAATAAAATAGAAAGTGAGTATATAAAGAATATATTAAATTCCTGGAAATTAGACTCTATCATTGAGTCTAGTGAAGTGAATGCTTTAGAAATAATCAATAATGAAAAAATAGATTGTCTGATTATTAACTGGAATACTTCAACTACGAGTCGATTGATATTTTTAGAAAAATTAAAAAATATTGATAAAGAGATAGAGTATATTGTTTTGGTAACACCATATAATAAAAAGCTTATTTTAGACCTTTTTGAAAAACAAGAGTTTAAAGTTACAAAATTACTGGAAAAACCTTTTACTCCATCAATTTTGCATAATACAATTTTTGATAAAAATAATAAAGATATTAAAAATAAAGAAGGATCAACACAAGTTGTATTGCTAAATAAAAAAAGAGCCTTATTGGTCGAAGATAATGAGACTAATCAAATAGTTTCAAAAGCAATTTTAGAAAAATTGGGGTTTATTATAGATATTGCAAATGATGGAGAAGAGGCTATAAAAAGTGCTAAAGATTTTTCTTATGATATTATCTTTATGGACTTGCAAATGCCAAATATTGATGGCTTTGAAGCCACGCAAAGAATTAGAGAGTTTGACAAAAAAATACCTATTATTGCATTAAGTGCAGCTGTAATGCAAAAGGATAAGATGTTAACTAAAGAAGTTGGTATGAATGCTCACATTCCTAAACCAATAATAAAAGAAGAATTGGAGGGAGTAATATCAGAATTTTTTGAAGTAACATATAAAGATACATGTAAAATAAAGATAAATAATAAATTACATAATATATATGGAATAAATTTTAGAAAATTAATGGAGATATTGTCATTTGATGATAAAGAGGCTTTGTCTTTAATAAAAAAATATTACAAAAACTACAGTAATATAGAATCTGAACTTGAAGTATTTAGTTTAAAAAGTGATGACTTTAATAGTTTTATACATAGGTTAAAAGGCGTAAGTGGAAATATACAAGCAATGAAAGTTTATGATATTTGTTTTGAAATAGAAAAAATAAGTGATGCAAAAAAAGTATCTGAATTGATAAGTAACTTAAAAAATGAAATGAAAAAAATATTTGAATCTATAGAAGTCAATATCTTAAAAAAGAAAAATGAAGAAAAATCAAATCATAGTAATACACAGATTGATAAAATGATAGAAGAGTTAATAAAAGATGTTAATGAAGATAATTTTATTAAAAACTCGATAGTAGAAGAACTAATTAATTCTCTAAGAGATAAGATAGAAGAGAATCTATTAGAAAAAGTTGATAATAGTTTTTCTAATTATGAATATGAAAATTTGATAGAAGATTTAAAAAGTATTCAAAATATACTCAAGAAAGGTTAA
- a CDS encoding response regulator transcription factor, translating into MGKLTILVVDDESINIQIISEILTDIYNIKIAKNGKSGYEAYEKYSPSLIISDINMPLMNGIEMVSKIRQKDQNTKVIFTTSHSELDYLLQSSSLKLTKYILKPIQREELLEAVNTAVEELQKYKIVSSHILQLNKEYIWDFKTLNLMKSEESIALTPTERKILNYLFSNVGSMLTYDDILYEAWEDYDMPSKQTLKTMMTNLRKKIPENIIHNIYGIGYKILTTS; encoded by the coding sequence ATGGGAAAATTAACTATTTTAGTTGTAGATGATGAATCTATAAATATTCAAATAATATCTGAAATCTTAACTGATATATATAATATAAAAATCGCTAAAAATGGAAAAAGTGGATATGAAGCATATGAAAAATATTCTCCTTCTTTAATAATCTCAGATATAAATATGCCCCTTATGAATGGAATTGAAATGGTTTCAAAGATTAGACAAAAAGATCAAAATACAAAAGTGATATTTACAACTTCACATTCGGAATTAGATTATTTACTTCAATCAAGTTCATTAAAACTTACCAAATATATTCTAAAGCCTATACAAAGAGAAGAATTACTAGAAGCTGTTAATACAGCAGTAGAAGAGTTACAAAAGTATAAAATAGTCTCAAGTCATATTTTACAATTAAATAAAGAGTATATCTGGGATTTCAAAACTTTAAATTTAATGAAGTCTGAGGAATCTATTGCTTTAACACCAACAGAGAGAAAAATTTTAAATTATCTTTTTTCAAATGTTGGTTCTATGCTTACTTATGATGATATTCTTTATGAAGCCTGGGAAGATTATGATATGCCAAGTAAACAAACATTAAAAACAATGATGACAAATCTTAGGAAAAAAATCCCAGAAAACATAATCCATAACATTTATGGAATAGGATATAAAATCTTGACTACTTCCTGA
- a CDS encoding carbonic anhydrase translates to MKKYVISLLVSGILLAANASENGEAKTSNETHKKHDSHWSYEGNNGPKFWGTINPSFQTCENGERQSPINITKEATVATNSLGNLFFDYKDTSISIINNGHTIQVNSDNQSSALFQGKKFKLLQFHFHSKSEHTVNGEYYPLELHLVHQAEDGELGVVGVFFKLGDYNSSLQKVLKFMPKDAGGKNEIDKFSINPNDFLPKDRGYYHYLGSLTTPPCTQIVEWYVMKNPITLSQKQLEQFQNLYNGNFRPTYPLNKRIVLEK, encoded by the coding sequence ATGAAAAAGTATGTAATTAGTCTACTTGTAAGTGGAATTTTATTAGCAGCAAATGCTAGTGAAAATGGTGAAGCAAAAACTTCTAACGAAACTCATAAAAAACATGATTCACATTGGAGTTATGAGGGTAATAATGGTCCAAAATTTTGGGGAACAATTAATCCTTCTTTTCAAACATGTGAAAATGGAGAAAGACAATCTCCTATAAATATAACAAAAGAAGCAACTGTTGCTACAAACTCTTTAGGAAATCTTTTCTTTGATTATAAAGATACAAGTATTAGTATAATAAATAATGGACATACTATACAAGTAAATTCTGACAATCAAAGTTCTGCACTATTTCAAGGTAAAAAATTCAAACTTTTACAGTTTCATTTTCACTCAAAAAGTGAACATACTGTAAATGGGGAATATTATCCTTTGGAACTACACTTAGTTCATCAAGCTGAAGATGGTGAGTTGGGAGTTGTGGGAGTATTCTTTAAACTAGGTGATTATAATAGTTCACTACAAAAAGTATTAAAATTTATGCCTAAAGATGCGGGAGGTAAAAATGAGATTGACAAGTTTAGTATTAATCCAAATGATTTTTTACCAAAAGATAGAGGTTATTATCACTATTTAGGTTCACTTACAACACCTCCTTGTACCCAAATTGTAGAATGGTATGTGATGAAAAATCCAATAACTTTATCACAAAAACAATTGGAACAATTTCAAAATTTATATAATGGAAATTTTAGACCAACTTATCCTCTTAATAAGAGAATAGTATTAGAAAAGTAA
- a CDS encoding HAMP domain-containing methyl-accepting chemotaxis protein, producing MINNMKIKIKIFLLLAITLTSLLIVSVSSYVGISSVGHEIEELAESHIPLNRVITNIEAGILKEEVLTYELIIASEDVFSEKFQEVKGKIEKIEKTSQKNIKECEEIASKAINKSNEDDVKKSYEEFLKECKELEKKQKMFELGISKLVHDLESGNIQDVEKEKEELHKLLLGLDKFVLNLTKQIQGLVKKATTKAEEDESTITMIIEIISILAFIVSITFGIYLANNIKNLINTFQTGLLGFFTYLNRESDEVKAIEINSNDEIGLMSKVVNENIIKTKDLLEEDRELIEEVKKIVTKVNSGIFKQEITKNTSNESLNELKSLLNEMLKILTANVSEDLNKIQVALDHYQNLDFRHRIEGCNGKTSVGLTKLAEIINTMLVENKKSGVSLNISAQALLKNITTLNTSSNQAAASLEETAAALEEITSTIVSNTENVVKMSNYANELSNSANEGQSLATQTTTSMDEINEQVSAINEAISVIDQIAFQTNILSLNAAVEAATAGEAGKGFAVVAGEVRNLASRSAEAAKEIKNLVENATQKASLGKEIATRMINGYSGLNENVDKTLAIIKDIELASKEQQTGIVQINDAVNQLDQQTQANASAASEAQEVANNTSTIANRIIEDANEKEFIGKEDI from the coding sequence ATGATTAACAATATGAAAATAAAAATAAAAATCTTTTTATTATTAGCAATAACCTTAACTTCTTTATTAATAGTATCAGTAAGTTCATATGTTGGAATAAGTTCTGTAGGGCATGAAATTGAAGAGTTGGCAGAATCTCATATTCCCTTAAATAGAGTAATTACAAATATTGAAGCTGGTATTTTAAAAGAAGAGGTTTTAACTTATGAGTTAATAATTGCTTCTGAAGATGTATTTAGTGAAAAGTTTCAAGAGGTCAAAGGAAAAATTGAAAAAATTGAAAAAACTTCACAAAAAAATATAAAAGAGTGTGAAGAAATAGCATCAAAAGCTATAAATAAAAGTAATGAGGATGATGTTAAAAAAAGTTATGAAGAGTTTCTAAAAGAGTGTAAAGAGCTTGAAAAAAAACAAAAAATGTTTGAACTTGGAATATCAAAATTAGTACATGATTTAGAATCTGGGAATATTCAAGATGTAGAAAAAGAGAAAGAAGAGTTACATAAATTACTTCTTGGTTTGGATAAATTCGTATTAAATTTGACAAAACAGATTCAAGGCTTAGTTAAAAAAGCAACAACAAAAGCTGAAGAAGATGAAAGTACTATAACTATGATTATAGAGATAATCTCTATTTTAGCTTTCATTGTTTCTATTACATTTGGAATTTATTTAGCAAATAATATTAAAAATTTGATTAACACTTTTCAAACTGGTTTATTAGGTTTTTTTACTTATCTTAATCGTGAAAGTGATGAGGTAAAGGCTATAGAAATAAACTCAAATGATGAAATAGGACTTATGTCAAAAGTAGTAAATGAGAATATCATTAAAACAAAAGATTTATTGGAGGAAGATAGAGAGTTAATTGAGGAAGTTAAAAAAATAGTTACAAAAGTAAATAGTGGAATATTTAAACAAGAGATAACAAAAAATACATCAAATGAGAGTTTAAATGAATTGAAATCTCTTTTAAATGAGATGTTAAAAATTTTAACAGCTAATGTTTCTGAAGATTTAAATAAAATCCAAGTAGCACTTGATCATTATCAAAACTTAGATTTTAGACATAGAATTGAAGGTTGTAATGGAAAAACAAGTGTAGGATTGACAAAACTAGCTGAAATAATAAATACTATGTTAGTGGAAAATAAAAAATCAGGAGTATCATTAAATATTTCAGCACAAGCATTATTAAAAAATATTACAACACTAAATACTTCTTCAAATCAAGCCGCAGCCTCTTTAGAAGAAACAGCAGCTGCATTAGAAGAGATTACAAGTACAATTGTTAGTAATACAGAAAATGTAGTTAAGATGTCAAACTATGCAAATGAATTATCGAATTCTGCAAATGAAGGGCAATCCTTAGCTACTCAAACTACTACATCTATGGATGAGATAAATGAACAAGTAAGTGCAATAAATGAAGCAATCAGTGTAATTGATCAAATTGCTTTTCAAACAAATATCCTTTCTTTAAACGCAGCTGTTGAAGCTGCCACTGCAGGAGAAGCAGGAAAAGGATTTGCTGTAGTTGCAGGGGAAGTGAGAAATCTAGCATCAAGAAGTGCAGAAGCAGCAAAAGAGATAAAAAATTTAGTAGAAAATGCTACCCAAAAGGCATCTTTAGGTAAAGAAATAGCAACAAGAATGATAAATGGATACTCTGGATTAAATGAAAATGTTGATAAAACATTAGCTATTATAAAAGATATCGAATTAGCATCAAAAGAGCAACAAACAGGAATAGTTCAAATAAACGATGCCGTAAATCAGCTTGATCAACAAACTCAAGCAAATGCAAGTGCCGCATCAGAAGCACAAGAAGTTGCAAATAATACATCGACAATTGCTAATAGAATAATTGAAGATGCCAATGAAAAAGAGTTCATTGGAAAAGAAGATATCTAA
- the galU gene encoding UTP--glucose-1-phosphate uridylyltransferase GalU, with the protein MKEKLIRKCLFPAAGYGTRFLPATKATPKEMLPILTKPLIQYGVEEAIAAGMDTMAIVTGRGKRAIEDHFDISYELEHQIKGTSKEHYLTEIRSVIEKCTFSYTRQIEMKGLGHAILTGGETLIGNEPFAVILADDLCDHEGNGVLAQMVELYEKYKCSIVAIEEVPKDETYKYGVIEGKEIEEGIFMISNMVEKPDPKDAPSNLAIIGRYILTPDIYEIIKNTKPGKNGELQITDSLMIQAKENMVIGYKFKGKRFDCGSIDGFVEATNHFYNKAK; encoded by the coding sequence ATGAAAGAAAAACTTATTAGAAAGTGCCTTTTCCCAGCTGCTGGATATGGGACTAGATTTTTACCTGCTACAAAAGCAACACCTAAAGAGATGTTACCAATACTTACTAAACCACTTATTCAATATGGAGTAGAAGAAGCAATTGCTGCTGGCATGGATACTATGGCAATAGTAACAGGAAGAGGTAAAAGAGCTATCGAAGATCATTTTGATATTTCTTATGAGTTAGAACACCAAATAAAAGGTACAAGTAAAGAACATTATTTAACTGAAATAAGAAGTGTAATAGAAAAATGTACCTTTTCATATACACGACAAATAGAGATGAAAGGTTTAGGTCATGCTATTTTAACAGGTGGGGAAACTTTAATAGGAAATGAACCTTTTGCTGTAATACTTGCAGATGATTTATGTGACCACGAAGGAAATGGAGTTTTAGCTCAAATGGTAGAACTTTATGAAAAGTACAAATGCTCAATCGTAGCCATTGAAGAAGTGCCAAAAGATGAAACATATAAATATGGAGTAATAGAAGGTAAAGAGATAGAAGAGGGTATTTTTATGATAAGTAATATGGTAGAAAAACCAGACCCAAAAGATGCTCCATCAAACCTTGCAATTATTGGAAGATATATCTTAACACCTGATATTTATGAGATAATAAAAAATACAAAACCAGGTAAAAATGGAGAACTTCAAATAACAGATTCTCTTATGATACAAGCAAAAGAGAATATGGTAATAGGATACAAGTTTAAAGGAAAAAGATTTGATTGTGGAAGTATAGATGGCTTTGTAGAAGCTACAAACCATTTTTATAATAAAGCGAAATAA